In Oryza brachyantha chromosome 2, ObraRS2, whole genome shotgun sequence, a single window of DNA contains:
- the LOC102705042 gene encoding probable calcium-binding protein CML21, giving the protein MGGVIGRGDSPRHSSPASKLEKKMVEAMQQRAQQGTSVKSFNSVIMKFPKIDESLRNCRTIFQQFDEDSNGEIDQEELKHCFQKLGIAFTDEEIKDLFQACDIYEHMGMKFNEFIVFLCLVYLLNDPLVSEARKRMGLGNLEPTFETLVDSFVFLDKNKDGYVSKNEMIQAINETIGGERSSGRIGMKRFEEMDWDKNGTVTFKEFLFAFTRWVGIDENEDDDEDDE; this is encoded by the exons ATGGGGGGCGTGATTGGGCGGGGTGATTCCCCTAGGCACAGTTCACCAGCATCAAAGTTAGAGAAAAAGATGGTTGAAGCCATGCAGCAGAGGGCACAGCAAGGAACTTCTGTGAAATCATTCAACAGtgttatcatgaaattcccaAAAATTGATGAGAGTTTGAGAAACTGCAGAACTATCTTTCAGCAGTTTG ATGAAGATTCCAACGGTGAAATAGATCAAGAAGAACTGAAGCATTGTTTCCAAAAGTTGGGCATCGCATTCACAGATGAGGAGATAAAAGACCTGTTTCAGGCATGTGACATTTATGAGCACATGGGCATGAAATTCAATGAGTTCATTGTCTTCCTGTGCCTTGTTTATCTTCTGAATGATCCACTTGTGTCAGAAGCA AGAAAGAGAATGGGATTAGGTAACCTTGAACCAACTTTTGAGACATTGGTTGATTCATTTGTCTTCTTGGACAAAAACAAAGATGGGTATGTCAGTAAGAATGAGATGATACAAGCAATCAATGAAACCATCGGAGGAGAACGCTCTTCTGGGCGCATAGGCATGAAAAGATTTG AGGAAATGGATTGGGACAAGAATGGAACTGTGACCTTCAAGGAGTTCCTCTTCGCTTTTACTCGCTGGGTGGGGATTGATGAGAAcgaagatgatgatgaggacGATGAGTGA
- the LOC102719462 gene encoding uncharacterized protein LOC102719462, translating into MIEQFVNFVIRPPRSEYNPDQYLWETEFILAGRKYKRLDLELTNARGLIIKCSHYVPAFIPENTSLPCVIYCHGNSGCRADANEAAVILLPANITVFTLDFSGSGLSGGDYVSLGWHEKEDLKCVVSYLRTAKQVSCIGLWGRSMGAVTSLLYGAEDSSIAGMVLDSAFTNLYGLMMELVDVYKIRVPKFTVKMAVQYMRKIIQKRAKFDIMDLNVLKLAPKTLIPALFGHALNDMFIQPHHCDRIHHAYGGDKSILKFEGDHNSPRPQAYYDSVSMFFYNTLCPPQLPVPCSNKLRTGAYKVGTVTNESLIFEIINDLRGAGTNSCSSSTDASKFPNSTTSVVELLSKSVNQLSIKNDNDLDFLLDENHSLSEIDGDSVGSHLQDKSSRHNEESCSCTSSNRESWGRCSSLGGASDGSSPGDISDKQENLTVKALATPLRQKEGKLTTPKTKEKKIHSLWKKLNRERTGRGDSLSQRLKMCLGHSPRHKRTKSSGIV; encoded by the exons ATGATCGAGCAGTTCGTTAATTTCGTCATCCGGCCACCCCG GTCAGAGTATAACCCAGACCAGTATTTATGGGAGACGGAGTTTATCCTTGCCGGGCGCAAGTACAAACGACTAGACTTGGAG CTTACAAATGCAAGAGGCCTTATTATAAAATGCAGCCACTATGTTCCTGCTTTCATTCCAGAGAATACTTCCCTTCCATGTGTGATTTACTGCCACGGAAATAG CGGTTGCCGAGCAGACGCAAATGAAGCCGCTGTTATACTTCTTCCTGCAAATATCACTGTTTTCACACTTGACTTTTCTGGGTCAGGTCTATCAGGTGGAGATTATGTAAGCCTTGGTTGGCATGAG aAAGAGGACCTAAAATGTGTGGTGTCATATCTACGGACCGCTAAGCAAGTTTCCTGTATAGGCCTTTGGGGGCGATCAATGGGTGCTGTTACAAG CCTACTCTATGGAGCAGAAGATTCCTCAATTGCTGGAATGGTATTGGACAGTGCTTTCACTAACTTATATGGCTTGATGATGGAACTTGTAGATGTCTACAAAATCCGAGTTCCTAAATTCACG GTTAAAATGGCTGTACAGTATATGAGAAAGATCATACAGAAGAGAGCTAAGTTTGACATAATGGATCTTAATGTTTTAAAG CTCGCTCCCAAGACACTTATTCCTGCATTGTTTGGACATGCTCTGAATGACATGTTTATTCAACCTCATCACTGTGATCGTATTCACCATGCGTATGGG GGGGATAAAAgcatattaaaatttgaggGCGATCACAACTCCCCAAGACCTCAAGCATATTATGATTCAGTTTCAATGTTCTTCTATAATACTCTGTGTCCTCCTCAGTTGCCTGTGCCATGCTCCAATAAGCTACGTACAGGTGCTTACAAAGTTGGTACTGTGACCAATGAG AGCTTGATTTTTGAGATCATCAATGATCTACGCGGAGCTGGCACCAATTCATGCAGTTCATCAACAGATGCATCAAAATTTCCAAATT cTACAACCTCGGTAGTTGAGTTGCTGTCAAAGAGTGTGAATCAGCTGTCCATTAAGAATGATAATGACTTG GATTTCCTTTTAGATGAGAATCACAGCCTCTCAGAAATTGATGGTGATAGTGTTGGGTCACATTTGCAG GACAAATCAAGTAGGCACAACGAGGAGTCATGCTCATGTACAAGCTCCAACAGAGAGAGTTGGGGTAGGTGTTCCTCTTTAGGTGGAGCTAGTGACGGATCATCACCAGGCGATATTAGTGATAAGCAGGAG AATTTGACTGTAAAGGCTCTGGCGACACCACTAAGACAGAAAGAGGGCAAATTAACAACCCCAAAAacaaaggagaagaagatcCACTCACTATGGAAGAAGCTTAATCGTGAGAGGACAGGGAGGGGGGATAGTCTATCGCAGCGTTTGAAGATGTGCCTCGGGCACTCTCCTCGCCACAAGAGAACCAAATCATCTGGGATAGTATAA